One Halocalculus aciditolerans DNA segment encodes these proteins:
- a CDS encoding sulfatase, which produces MTRRPNVVWVTLDSVRLDHTSLGGYERDTTPNLARIANDGGGQATSNAISHATWTLPSTASILSGTYPSHHEVGFGSERLPESLRTVPELLREEGYHTIGVSRNSHLSDATDLSRGFEEFDWLASSTLLQAAGLKTTLKYLFNLRTHSAGYDLDTAKHSTPFLMNRLAKRRLDDAADGDEPLFCYLHYNEPHRPYYPPLPYLDRYTDELEMSTEEAAEFSMDVHYNLYEYVAEGCPFSEDEWGALVAMYDAEIRYTDEMIGRLFDYVQSLDLDDTVFVVTADHGELFGEHGMLAHKAVPHDGLVNVPLVVHGADFSFDSADLVQHADVMQTLVAGAGGDTDQFQGVDLREETRERAIVQRDPLETEPYLQYNPDFDVSRYHEPMLTAVRDTEWKFLYSDDGEDLYRLPDESTDVAADYPEVTAEFEAFTEEWLDGPGAPLGERSEAEFTDAMKQQLADLGYVE; this is translated from the coding sequence ATGACTCGGCGTCCGAACGTCGTCTGGGTGACGCTCGACAGCGTCCGCCTCGACCATACCTCCCTCGGTGGATACGAACGCGACACCACCCCGAACCTCGCTCGGATCGCGAACGACGGGGGCGGACAGGCGACGTCGAACGCCATCTCGCATGCCACGTGGACGCTCCCCTCGACCGCGTCGATTCTGAGCGGGACCTACCCGTCTCACCACGAAGTCGGGTTCGGGAGCGAGCGCCTCCCAGAGAGCCTCCGAACCGTCCCCGAACTCCTCCGCGAGGAAGGATACCACACAATCGGCGTCTCCCGGAACTCGCACTTGAGCGACGCGACTGACCTCTCACGGGGCTTCGAGGAGTTCGATTGGCTCGCGTCGTCGACGCTCCTCCAGGCTGCTGGCCTCAAGACGACGCTCAAGTACCTCTTCAACCTCCGAACTCATTCGGCGGGGTACGACCTCGACACCGCGAAGCACTCGACGCCGTTCTTGATGAACAGGCTCGCGAAACGGCGGCTCGACGACGCCGCCGACGGGGACGAGCCGCTCTTCTGCTACCTCCACTACAACGAACCACACCGCCCATACTATCCGCCGCTCCCCTATCTCGACCGATATACGGACGAGTTAGAGATGAGCACGGAAGAGGCAGCCGAGTTCTCGATGGACGTGCACTATAACCTCTACGAGTACGTCGCAGAAGGCTGTCCGTTCAGCGAAGACGAGTGGGGGGCGCTCGTCGCGATGTACGACGCCGAGATTCGCTACACGGACGAGATGATCGGTCGCCTCTTCGATTACGTGCAGTCGCTCGACCTCGACGACACCGTCTTCGTCGTGACTGCGGACCACGGTGAACTCTTCGGCGAGCACGGGATGCTCGCGCACAAGGCCGTCCCGCACGACGGCCTCGTGAACGTTCCGCTCGTCGTTCACGGTGCGGACTTCTCGTTCGACTCGGCGGACCTCGTCCAGCACGCCGACGTGATGCAGACGCTCGTCGCGGGCGCCGGCGGCGACACGGACCAGTTCCAAGGCGTCGACCTCCGCGAGGAGACCCGGGAGCGCGCCATCGTCCAGCGGGACCCGCTGGAAACAGAGCCGTACCTGCAGTACAACCCCGACTTCGATGTGTCGCGCTACCACGAGCCGATGCTCACCGCCGTCCGGGATACGGAGTGGAAGTTCCTCTACAGCGACGACGGCGAAGACCTCTACCGACTCCCCGACGAGTCCACGGACGTCGCCGCGGACTATCCCGAAGTCACGGCGGAGTTCGAAGCGTTCACCGAAGAGTGGCTCGACGGACCGGGCGCGCCGCTCGGCGAGCGTTCGGAAGCCGAGTTCACGGACGCGATGAAACAGCAACTCGCCGACCTCGGGTACGTCGAATAG
- a CDS encoding alkaline phosphatase family protein → MTLVVLGLDALDPDLVDAAEHPNLTLDAHHGIETIVSVAGEPSTHELWPTIITGLTPEEHGLKLDDGVAWENPLLRFGSTAADYVLPDALQTKIGAWLLTNTGEDAFREPASYYGERGIETVFDGRSAKPIGVPNYVVDTDAEDREHQLRRSMGDLFERDPDATGGHTSSDPVEFYERCMEMGMVRLARARRGLRSREYELVFAYTSAIDLIGHVSYANPGLQADAYAELDEFVGEVKADLGGDDDLLLVSDHGLQEGLHTDEAMVAATDPGLVDDVDSVTDVKAAIDAALADGAHEPAGNPHRGGDAGDSEAVRQQLEDLGYM, encoded by the coding sequence ATGACTCTCGTGGTCCTCGGGCTCGACGCGCTCGACCCGGATCTCGTCGACGCGGCCGAGCACCCGAACCTCACGTTGGACGCCCATCACGGTATCGAGACGATCGTCAGCGTGGCGGGCGAGCCGAGCACGCACGAGCTCTGGCCGACGATTATCACGGGTCTCACGCCGGAGGAGCACGGGTTGAAACTCGACGACGGCGTCGCGTGGGAGAACCCGCTCCTCCGCTTCGGAAGCACGGCCGCGGATTACGTTCTCCCGGACGCGCTGCAGACGAAGATCGGGGCGTGGCTCCTCACGAACACGGGAGAGGACGCGTTCCGCGAGCCCGCGTCCTACTACGGAGAGCGCGGCATCGAGACCGTCTTCGACGGTCGCTCCGCGAAGCCGATCGGCGTCCCGAACTACGTCGTCGACACGGACGCGGAAGACCGCGAGCACCAGCTCCGGCGGAGCATGGGCGACCTCTTCGAGCGCGACCCGGACGCGACGGGCGGGCACACGTCCTCTGACCCCGTCGAGTTCTACGAGCGCTGTATGGAGATGGGGATGGTGCGACTGGCGCGCGCCCGCCGCGGCCTCCGGAGTCGCGAGTACGAACTCGTCTTCGCGTACACGAGCGCGATCGACCTCATCGGGCACGTCTCCTACGCGAATCCCGGTCTCCAGGCGGACGCCTACGCGGAACTCGACGAGTTCGTCGGCGAGGTGAAAGCCGACCTCGGCGGGGACGACGACCTCCTCCTCGTCAGCGACCACGGCCTCCAAGAGGGCCTCCACACGGACGAGGCGATGGTCGCGGCCACCGACCCCGGACTCGTCGACGACGTCGACAGCGTCACCGACGTGAAGGCCGCCATCGACGCCGCGCTCGCGGACGGCGCGCACGAACCCGCCGGGAATCCGCATCGCGGCGGCGACGCCGGGGACTCCGAGGCGGTTCGGCAGCAGCTCGAAGACCTCGGCTACATGTAG
- a CDS encoding glycosyltransferase family 4 protein, giving the protein MGTPRVCFVVNSVSETSVPASIAAAINEYTDATVDILSWFSAGEFTQDPSLKIRNINAPDSFTGISRASYARAKTILREYDLIQAHHNHSGSFAKIIGRRLGIPVISREGNTRDGFTREGRILNGLTNPLCEFVVCNSTAVRDSFKQWESVLLSSNSVRIIPNGIDEEQISNALANVENPLEGLALQSESIVVGTASSLTTQKGLDTLINAIALANTEADSPFELVVAGDGPLREELERLAREKEVENSVHLLGSLERAEVYQMMDNTDIYAMPSRWEGFANAAVEALGIGNACVFSDIAPFSEPYEQVALFHPVDDHESLATKLREFGENADLRREYAERGRNLVREKYTLPEIAARYEALYNRALS; this is encoded by the coding sequence ATGGGTACACCTCGCGTCTGTTTCGTTGTGAACTCGGTTAGCGAAACATCGGTTCCAGCGTCCATCGCGGCAGCCATTAACGAGTACACGGACGCAACCGTCGATATCCTCTCGTGGTTCTCAGCGGGCGAGTTTACACAGGACCCATCGCTGAAAATCCGCAACATTAACGCCCCAGATAGTTTCACAGGAATTAGTAGAGCCAGCTACGCGCGAGCGAAAACCATTCTCAGAGAGTACGATCTTATACAAGCGCATCACAACCACTCGGGGTCGTTTGCGAAAATCATCGGAAGGCGACTCGGTATCCCAGTAATCTCCCGCGAGGGAAACACACGAGATGGGTTCACGAGAGAGGGGCGAATACTGAACGGGCTAACCAACCCGCTGTGTGAGTTCGTCGTGTGTAACTCTACCGCAGTGCGGGACTCATTCAAGCAGTGGGAGTCCGTCCTGTTGAGCTCAAACTCGGTTCGGATAATTCCAAATGGGATCGATGAGGAGCAGATCTCTAACGCGCTCGCGAACGTCGAGAACCCCCTGGAAGGATTGGCCCTCCAGTCCGAATCAATCGTCGTCGGGACAGCGTCGAGCTTGACCACACAAAAGGGGTTAGACACCCTAATTAACGCAATAGCTCTCGCCAACACAGAGGCCGACTCCCCGTTTGAACTGGTCGTCGCAGGCGACGGACCGCTTCGAGAAGAGTTAGAACGGCTCGCCCGAGAGAAAGAAGTCGAGAACTCTGTCCACCTCTTGGGCTCACTCGAGCGGGCAGAAGTGTACCAGATGATGGATAACACCGATATTTATGCGATGCCGTCTCGCTGGGAGGGGTTCGCGAATGCGGCCGTTGAAGCGTTAGGTATCGGGAATGCCTGCGTCTTCTCTGATATCGCGCCGTTCAGTGAACCGTACGAGCAGGTCGCGTTATTCCACCCCGTTGACGACCACGAAAGCCTCGCAACGAAGTTACGTGAGTTCGGAGAGAACGCGGACCTCCGTAGAGAGTATGCAGAGAGGGGGAGAAACCTGGTCCGTGAGAAGTACACCCTTCCGGAGATCGCTGCACGGTACGAAGCACTGTACAACCGTGCTCTCAGTTAG
- the glmS gene encoding glutamine--fructose-6-phosphate transaminase (isomerizing): MCGIVGYAGSRDALPLLVGGLENLEYRGYDSAGVALVEDDLTLVKRSGQVEELAAAVPDASDATVGIGHTRWSTHGEPTDENAHPHTDCTGRVAVVHNGIIENYDELKRDLREKGHTFASDTDTEVVPHLVEDELAAGKTPKDAFVDVVARLHGSFALAMVVDDGDEIYLARQDSPICVGHGDGETFVGSDVTAFLEHAREVTYLENGDIAVVTPDGVTIEHDGEVVERGVEEIEWEADAAEKGGYDHYMLKEIHEQPRALRQALSGRVDELAGDVDLDVDLPTEYLDSLEEIQIVACGTSYHAGLYAAQLLERYADVRVSVHVASEYEFGGGRDPWRTLAVAVTQSGETAETLSALREAARAGARTLAVTNTVGSTVTRDADETLYIRAGPEIGVAATKTFVSQVATLALLAVHVGRRRDTIPAADARDVLDAIRGLPGAVQQILDTDSQIREVAREYADSSAFFFIGRKLGHPVALEGALKLKEISYDHAEGFPAGELKHGPLALVTDDTPIIAVLTRGANPDATLNSVKEAESRGAPVIGLSSAGRGDKYADAALSVPDLGVMEPLLANVHMQLLAYHIANAKGRAIDKPRNLAKSVTVE, translated from the coding sequence ATGTGTGGCATCGTCGGCTACGCCGGGTCACGCGACGCCCTCCCCCTCCTCGTCGGCGGGCTGGAGAACCTCGAATACCGCGGGTACGACTCGGCGGGCGTCGCGCTCGTCGAAGACGACCTCACCCTCGTCAAACGCTCCGGGCAAGTAGAAGAACTCGCCGCCGCCGTCCCCGACGCCTCCGACGCCACCGTCGGCATCGGCCACACGCGCTGGAGCACGCACGGCGAGCCGACAGACGAAAACGCCCACCCGCACACCGACTGCACGGGCCGGGTCGCCGTCGTCCACAACGGCATCATCGAGAACTACGACGAACTCAAACGCGACCTCCGCGAGAAGGGCCACACGTTCGCGAGCGACACCGACACGGAAGTCGTCCCCCACCTCGTCGAGGACGAACTCGCCGCCGGAAAAACCCCGAAGGACGCCTTCGTCGACGTCGTCGCGCGCCTCCATGGGAGTTTCGCGCTCGCCATGGTCGTCGACGACGGCGACGAAATCTACCTCGCGCGCCAAGACTCACCTATCTGCGTCGGCCACGGCGACGGCGAGACCTTCGTCGGGAGCGACGTCACCGCCTTCCTCGAACACGCCCGCGAAGTCACCTACCTCGAGAACGGTGACATCGCCGTCGTCACCCCCGACGGCGTCACCATCGAACACGACGGCGAAGTCGTCGAACGCGGCGTCGAAGAGATCGAATGGGAGGCCGACGCCGCCGAGAAAGGCGGCTACGACCACTACATGCTCAAGGAGATTCACGAGCAGCCGCGCGCGCTCCGCCAGGCGCTCTCCGGGCGCGTCGACGAACTCGCCGGCGACGTCGACCTCGACGTCGACCTCCCGACCGAATACCTCGACTCCCTCGAAGAGATCCAGATCGTCGCCTGCGGGACCTCCTACCACGCCGGCCTCTACGCCGCCCAACTCCTCGAACGCTACGCCGACGTCCGCGTCTCCGTCCACGTCGCCAGCGAGTACGAGTTCGGCGGCGGCCGCGACCCCTGGCGCACCCTCGCCGTCGCCGTCACCCAGTCCGGCGAAACCGCCGAAACCCTCAGCGCGCTTCGGGAGGCCGCGCGCGCCGGCGCGCGCACCCTCGCCGTCACCAACACCGTCGGCTCCACCGTCACCCGCGACGCCGACGAAACCCTCTACATCCGCGCCGGCCCCGAAATCGGGGTCGCCGCCACCAAGACCTTCGTCTCACAGGTCGCCACGCTCGCCCTCCTCGCCGTCCACGTCGGCCGCCGCCGCGACACCATTCCCGCCGCCGACGCCCGCGACGTCCTCGACGCCATCCGCGGCCTCCCCGGTGCCGTCCAGCAGATCCTCGACACCGACTCCCAGATCCGCGAGGTCGCCCGCGAGTACGCCGACTCCAGCGCCTTCTTCTTCATCGGCCGGAAGCTCGGCCACCCCGTCGCCCTCGAAGGCGCACTCAAGTTGAAGGAGATCTCCTACGACCACGCCGAAGGCTTCCCCGCGGGCGAACTGAAGCACGGCCCCCTCGCCCTCGTCACCGACGACACCCCCATCATCGCCGTCCTCACGCGGGGCGCGAACCCCGACGCCACCCTCAACAGCGTCAAGGAAGCCGAATCGCGCGGCGCGCCCGTCATCGGCCTCTCCTCCGCCGGCCGCGGCGACAAGTACGCCGACGCCGCCCTTTCTGTTCCAGACCTCGGCGTCATGGAACCCCTCCTCGCCAACGTCCACATGCAGCTCCTCGCCTACCACATCGCCAACGCCAAGGGCCGCGCCATCGACAAACCGCGGAACCTCGCGAAGAGCGTCACCGTGGAGTAA
- the glmU gene encoding bifunctional sugar-1-phosphate nucleotidylyltransferase/acetyltransferase translates to MKAVILAAGEGTRLEPLTESRPKPMLPVANRPLLEHVLDAVKRAGITDVVLVVGYKRERIQSHFGDGDEWGVDIEYAVQRKQLGTGHAVLQAESHVDGPFVALNGDRIIDASAIERVIDRQEETKGTTIAVTRADQPSNYGVVSLDGESVADIVEKPPRHAAPSDVVNAGIYGFDQRIFDALRETEADGELGITDTLRGLTTDGSVTAVMVRERWLDVSYLWDILDVNAQVVARREAGSARVADSASAIGDVALGADVRLQPGARVLAGTALGDNVEIGANAVVANSVVLPDATIGAGAVVRDAVVGENATVEANATIAGGDADLVVNRRVHENVRLGGVVGDNARVGGATTLAPGSVLGNRTDVETGSVIDGRIPSDAVVRRA, encoded by the coding sequence ATGAAGGCCGTCATCCTCGCCGCGGGCGAAGGCACGCGCTTAGAGCCGCTCACGGAGAGCCGCCCGAAGCCGATGCTCCCCGTGGCGAACCGGCCGCTCCTCGAACACGTCCTCGACGCCGTCAAACGCGCGGGCATCACGGACGTCGTGCTCGTCGTCGGCTACAAGCGCGAGCGCATCCAGAGTCACTTCGGCGACGGCGACGAGTGGGGCGTCGACATCGAGTACGCCGTCCAGCGGAAACAGCTCGGTACGGGGCACGCCGTCCTGCAGGCCGAATCACACGTCGACGGGCCGTTCGTCGCGCTGAACGGCGACCGCATCATCGACGCGAGCGCCATCGAACGCGTCATCGACCGCCAGGAGGAGACGAAAGGGACGACCATCGCGGTGACGCGCGCCGACCAGCCGAGCAACTACGGCGTCGTCAGCCTCGACGGGGAGTCCGTCGCGGACATCGTGGAGAAACCGCCGCGGCACGCCGCCCCCTCGGACGTCGTCAACGCCGGCATCTACGGGTTCGACCAGCGTATCTTCGACGCGCTCCGCGAGACCGAAGCGGACGGCGAACTCGGCATCACGGACACGCTCCGCGGCCTCACCACGGACGGCAGCGTGACGGCCGTGATGGTTCGCGAGCGCTGGCTCGACGTCTCCTACCTCTGGGACATCCTCGACGTGAACGCGCAGGTCGTCGCGCGGCGGGAAGCCGGGAGCGCGCGCGTCGCGGACTCCGCGAGCGCCATCGGCGACGTCGCGCTCGGCGCGGACGTCCGCCTCCAACCCGGCGCGCGCGTCCTCGCCGGCACCGCGCTCGGCGACAACGTCGAAATCGGCGCGAACGCCGTCGTCGCGAACAGCGTCGTCCTCCCCGACGCCACCATCGGCGCGGGCGCGGTCGTCCGCGACGCCGTCGTCGGGGAGAACGCCACCGTCGAAGCGAACGCCACCATCGCGGGCGGGGACGCCGACCTCGTCGTGAACCGCCGCGTCCACGAGAACGTCCGCCTCGGCGGCGTCGTCGGCGACAACGCCCGCGTCGGCGGCGCGACCACCCTCGCCCCCGGGAGCGTCCTCGGGAACCGCACCGACGTCGAAACCGGCTCCGTCATCGACGGCCGCATTCCCAGTGACGCGGTCGTGAGGAGGGCCTGA
- the glmU gene encoding bifunctional sugar-1-phosphate nucleotidylyltransferase/acetyltransferase, with translation MKAVVMAAGEGTRMGPLTKTRPKPLLPVAGTTLLENVMDQCVDAVDGFVLVVGHQSEMVEERVGDTYRGLPVDYAVQDEQLGTAHAVEQAEPYVDERFLLLNADVVVDDSLVAALAESEGYAVAVREVPDPSNYGVVSLDGDRVTGIVEKPAEPPSSLANLGAYAFEPAVFDYVAATEKSERGEYEITESIARALADGVAITAVEYEGEWLDVGRPWELLNANEHLLADLDHHVEGVVEDGATVHGPVVVENGARVRAGAYVEGPAVIQSGADVGPNCYVRGSTVVGEDVRVGNAVEVKNSILMTDAAVGHLSYVGDSILGESVNFGASTTVANLRHDDANVRMQVKGDMIDTGRRKLGVVVGDASKTGINTSLNAGVRLDPESTTTLGETVTRDKVVDRE, from the coding sequence ATGAAGGCCGTCGTCATGGCGGCCGGCGAGGGGACGCGGATGGGGCCGCTGACGAAGACGCGCCCGAAGCCGCTCCTCCCCGTCGCCGGCACGACCCTCCTGGAGAACGTCATGGACCAGTGCGTCGACGCCGTCGACGGGTTCGTCCTCGTCGTCGGCCACCAGTCCGAGATGGTCGAAGAGCGCGTCGGCGACACCTACCGCGGCCTTCCCGTCGACTACGCCGTCCAGGACGAACAGCTCGGCACCGCGCACGCGGTCGAACAGGCCGAACCCTACGTCGACGAGCGCTTCCTCCTCCTCAACGCGGACGTGGTCGTCGACGACTCGCTCGTCGCCGCGCTCGCCGAGAGCGAGGGGTACGCGGTCGCCGTGCGCGAAGTCCCCGACCCCTCGAACTACGGCGTCGTCAGCCTCGACGGCGACCGCGTCACGGGCATCGTCGAGAAGCCCGCGGAGCCGCCGAGCAGTCTCGCGAACCTCGGCGCGTACGCCTTCGAGCCCGCGGTATTCGACTACGTGGCCGCGACCGAGAAGAGCGAGCGCGGCGAGTACGAGATTACGGAGTCCATCGCGCGCGCGCTCGCCGACGGCGTCGCGATCACCGCCGTCGAGTACGAGGGCGAGTGGCTGGACGTCGGCCGGCCGTGGGAGCTCCTGAACGCGAACGAACACCTCCTCGCCGACCTCGACCACCACGTCGAGGGCGTCGTCGAGGACGGCGCGACCGTCCACGGGCCGGTCGTCGTGGAGAACGGCGCGCGCGTCCGCGCCGGCGCGTACGTCGAAGGCCCCGCGGTCATCCAGTCGGGCGCGGACGTCGGCCCGAACTGCTACGTCCGCGGCTCGACCGTCGTCGGCGAGGACGTCCGCGTCGGGAACGCTGTCGAGGTGAAGAACTCGATTCTGATGACCGACGCCGCCGTCGGTCACCTCTCCTACGTCGGCGACTCGATTCTCGGCGAATCCGTGAACTTCGGCGCGAGCACGACGGTAGCGAACTTACGGCACGACGACGCGAACGTACGCATGCAAGTGAAAGGAGACATGATAGATACGGGAAGACGAAAACTCGGCGTCGTCGTCGGCGACGCGTCGAAGACGGGCATCAACACGAGTCTGAACGCGGGCGTACGCCTCGACCCCGAGAGCACGACGACGCTCGGTGAGACCGTCACGCGGGATAAGGTGGTGGACAGAGAATGA
- a CDS encoding NAD-dependent epimerase/dehydratase family protein — protein MTHTYSVGVTGAAGYIGSRVTRNLLADGHDVVPVDDFSVGTVETVEGTTIETLDVRNTDALAEAFAGVDAVMHLAAVSGVQDCDDDPDEAFDVNVRGTEDVARLCRETGTPLVFPTSMAILGDIVETPITVDHPRDPLNTYGLTKRMSEDDVHALAAHEFPAHVYMKSNIYGHHEIDGETVGKNTVINIFADRAKEGKHLEVHEPGTQARDFIHVKDVARAYSLSLERLVGGDVEPGAETIPLASGEEYSVLALAELVQRVTREELGVEIDIEMVENPRSAETDAADFTVDTSHARDAIGFETEHSVEETVRELVSA, from the coding sequence ATGACTCACACGTACTCTGTCGGCGTCACGGGCGCGGCGGGCTACATCGGGTCGCGGGTGACCCGGAACCTGCTCGCCGACGGCCACGACGTCGTCCCGGTCGACGACTTCTCCGTCGGCACCGTCGAGACCGTCGAAGGAACGACCATCGAAACACTCGACGTCCGGAACACCGACGCGCTCGCGGAGGCGTTCGCGGGCGTCGACGCCGTGATGCATCTCGCCGCCGTCAGCGGCGTGCAGGACTGCGACGACGACCCCGACGAGGCGTTCGACGTGAACGTCCGCGGGACCGAGGACGTCGCCCGCCTCTGCCGGGAGACGGGGACGCCGCTCGTCTTCCCGACCAGTATGGCGATTCTCGGCGACATCGTGGAGACGCCCATCACGGTCGACCATCCGCGCGACCCCCTGAACACGTACGGGCTGACGAAGCGGATGAGCGAGGACGACGTGCACGCGCTCGCCGCGCACGAGTTCCCCGCGCACGTCTACATGAAGTCGAACATCTACGGCCACCACGAGATAGACGGCGAGACTGTGGGGAAGAACACGGTCATCAACATCTTCGCGGACCGCGCGAAGGAGGGGAAACACCTCGAAGTGCACGAGCCGGGGACGCAGGCGCGCGACTTCATCCACGTGAAGGACGTGGCGCGCGCGTACTCGCTCAGCCTCGAACGGCTCGTCGGCGGCGATGTCGAGCCGGGCGCGGAGACGATTCCGCTCGCGAGCGGCGAGGAGTACAGCGTGCTCGCGCTCGCCGAGCTCGTCCAGCGCGTCACGCGCGAGGAGCTCGGCGTCGAAATCGACATCGAGATGGTCGAGAACCCGCGGTCGGCGGAGACGGACGCCGCCGACTTCACCGTGGACACGAGTCACGCGCGCGACGCCATCGGGTTCGAGACCGAACACTCCGTCGAGGAGACGGTCCGGGAGCTGGTGTCGGCATGA
- a CDS encoding NAD-dependent epimerase/dehydratase family protein, whose amino-acid sequence MKLLVTGGAGYVGSELVRNLLDSGHDVRVLDDFSLSDQRNLMGLSLDDVEFHRGDIRDESVVEDAMAGVDGVIHLAAVTGAAKSHDIRDRVMDVNVGGTEVVADAAEAAAVDTFVLASSCNVYGDTYEEELTEESEPMPGNPYAESKLECEDIVAEREFHDVSLRLATNFGYSPGVRFNLVVNSFVFRALAGEPLTVYGDGTNWRPFLHVQDTARAFEAALDWDAGTYNVGLGNFQIEEIADVVSDELDRPVETAYRYERDPGPSYHVRFEKMRDAGFEPQTGLAAGVRELAGTYDPAHRIGRDTYQ is encoded by the coding sequence ATTAAGCTCCTCGTCACGGGCGGCGCGGGCTACGTCGGGAGCGAACTCGTCCGGAACCTCCTCGACTCGGGCCACGACGTCCGCGTGCTCGACGACTTCAGCCTCTCCGACCAGCGGAACCTGATGGGGCTCTCGCTCGACGACGTCGAGTTCCACCGCGGCGACATCCGCGACGAGTCCGTCGTCGAGGACGCGATGGCGGGCGTCGACGGCGTGATTCACCTCGCCGCCGTCACGGGCGCGGCGAAGTCCCACGACATCAGGGACCGCGTGATGGACGTCAACGTCGGCGGCACGGAAGTCGTCGCCGACGCCGCCGAAGCCGCCGCCGTCGACACGTTCGTGCTCGCGTCGTCGTGTAACGTCTACGGCGACACCTACGAGGAGGAGCTCACGGAGGAGTCCGAGCCGATGCCCGGGAACCCGTACGCGGAGTCGAAGCTGGAGTGCGAGGACATCGTGGCGGAACGGGAGTTCCACGACGTGAGTCTCCGGCTCGCGACGAACTTCGGCTACTCGCCGGGCGTTCGGTTCAACCTCGTCGTGAACTCCTTCGTCTTCCGCGCGCTCGCCGGCGAGCCGCTCACCGTCTACGGCGACGGGACGAACTGGCGGCCGTTCCTCCACGTCCAGGACACCGCGCGCGCCTTCGAGGCCGCGCTCGACTGGGACGCCGGGACGTACAACGTCGGGCTCGGGAACTTCCAGATCGAGGAGATCGCCGACGTGGTGAGCGACGAACTCGACCGGCCCGTGGAGACGGCGTACCGCTACGAGCGCGACCCCGGCCCCTCCTACCACGTTCGCTTCGAGAAGATGCGGGACGCGGGCTTCGAACCGCAGACCGGCCTCGCGGCGGGCGTTCGAGAGCTCGCCGGGACGTACGACCCGGCCCACCGAATCGGTCGGGACACCTATCAGTAA
- a CDS encoding NAD-dependent epimerase/dehydratase family protein, whose protein sequence is MTVLLTGADGYLGWPTTLRLADRIDDRIVAVDNGARREWVAESGSVSAVPIDEPEARFETVDGVSYVEGDLADREFVTQLVDVYEPDTVLHAAAQPSAVYAGINGERALYTQRNNVSSTLNLLHALHEAGLDDTHFIETTTTGVYGAPEFPIPEGGAEMSNEGESDEVPFPAMGGSWYHQTKAFDAGNMRLANGEWGMPISDVRTAIVFGTETEETEEYGMPTRFDFDYYFGTVVNRFCAQAVAGYPITVYGKGEQRKPMVTLEDAVESLVALVERGPEQEEGVTVYNQVNRPVAIVELAETIAEVGEEFDLDADVEHFENPREEDEEHQMEMDNANFRGLVDDEMSMEEGIRQVLGTLVDHRERIEAHEDRFLPGVLTD, encoded by the coding sequence ATGACTGTCCTGCTCACTGGCGCAGACGGCTATCTCGGGTGGCCGACCACGCTCCGACTCGCCGACCGCATCGACGACCGTATCGTCGCCGTCGACAACGGCGCGCGCCGCGAGTGGGTGGCGGAGTCCGGCAGCGTCTCCGCCGTCCCCATCGACGAGCCGGAGGCGCGTTTCGAGACCGTCGACGGCGTCTCGTACGTGGAGGGAGACCTCGCGGACCGCGAGTTCGTCACGCAGCTCGTGGACGTCTACGAGCCCGATACGGTGCTCCACGCCGCCGCCCAGCCCTCCGCGGTGTATGCGGGAATCAACGGGGAGCGAGCGCTCTACACGCAGCGGAACAACGTCTCCTCGACGCTGAACCTCCTGCACGCGCTGCACGAAGCCGGCCTCGACGACACGCACTTCATCGAGACGACGACGACGGGCGTCTACGGCGCGCCCGAGTTCCCCATCCCCGAGGGGGGAGCGGAGATGTCGAACGAGGGCGAGAGCGACGAGGTGCCGTTCCCGGCGATGGGCGGGTCGTGGTACCACCAGACGAAGGCGTTCGACGCCGGGAACATGCGGCTCGCGAACGGCGAGTGGGGGATGCCGATCAGCGACGTCCGCACCGCCATCGTCTTCGGCACCGAAACGGAAGAAACGGAGGAGTACGGGATGCCGACGCGCTTCGACTTCGACTACTACTTCGGAACAGTCGTAAATCGGTTCTGCGCGCAGGCCGTCGCCGGCTACCCCATAACCGTATACGGGAAGGGCGAGCAGCGCAAGCCGATGGTCACGCTGGAGGACGCGGTGGAGAGCCTCGTCGCGCTCGTCGAGCGGGGCCCCGAGCAGGAGGAGGGCGTGACGGTCTACAACCAGGTGAACCGGCCCGTGGCCATCGTGGAGCTCGCGGAGACCATCGCCGAGGTGGGCGAGGAGTTCGACCTCGACGCCGACGTCGAACACTTCGAGAACCCGCGCGAGGAGGACGAAGAGCACCAGATGGAGATGGATAACGCGAACTTCCGCGGGCTCGTCGACGACGAGATGAGCATGGAAGAGGGCATCCGGCAGGTGCTCGGAACGCTCGTCGACCACCGCGAACGCATCGAGGCGCACGAGGACCGCTTCCTCCCGGGGGTGCTCACCGATTAA